A region from the Candidatus Roizmanbacteria bacterium CG_4_9_14_0_2_um_filter_38_17 genome encodes:
- a CDS encoding YebC/PmpR family DNA-binding transcriptional regulator, which translates to MSSICYNKPMSGHSHWSTIKHQKGAADSKRSKLYSKLSFAISMAVREGSGNTDPNSNPRLRLAVERAQAANLTKDKIKKAIMRGTGIGKEGNISKAKFGGTVLNNVALIIEAETDNKNRTTASIRHVLGKSGGRMVSPESVEPYFKVIGKILITSAGRGEEELIELAITVGADDVKLEGETADVISNAKELGNVRKKLEERGVEVQYVKQEYITKIPMPLTDEGEINKLDRLIKELEENEDVATIYTNADYTAEAK; encoded by the coding sequence ATGTCCAGTATTTGTTATAATAAGCCTATGTCTGGGCATTCGCACTGGAGCACAATTAAGCATCAAAAAGGAGCTGCCGATTCTAAACGTAGCAAGCTATATTCAAAACTTTCATTTGCTATTTCCATGGCAGTTAGGGAGGGATCTGGCAACACAGATCCAAATTCTAATCCACGTCTACGACTTGCAGTTGAAAGAGCACAAGCTGCTAATCTCACCAAAGACAAGATTAAAAAAGCTATTATGCGTGGTACGGGAATTGGTAAAGAGGGAAATATATCTAAAGCTAAGTTTGGTGGAACAGTGCTAAATAATGTGGCGTTAATAATCGAGGCGGAGACGGATAATAAGAATCGTACAACAGCCAGTATTCGTCACGTATTGGGGAAGAGTGGAGGAAGAATGGTAAGTCCAGAATCAGTGGAGCCATATTTTAAAGTTATTGGAAAAATCTTAATTACAAGTGCTGGTAGGGGAGAAGAGGAGCTGATAGAATTAGCTATAACAGTTGGTGCTGATGACGTAAAATTAGAAGGTGAGACTGCGGATGTTATATCCAATGCTAAAGAACTAGGGAATGTTCGAAAGAAACTTGAAGAGCGAGGAGTTGAGGTACAATATGTTAAGCAAGAATATATAACCAAAATTCCCATGCCCCTTACTGATGAGGGTGAGATTAATAAATTAGATAGATTAATAAAAGAACTTGAAGAAAATGAAGATGTTGCGACTATTTACACGAATGCAGATTACACTGCGGAAGCTAAATAA
- a CDS encoding endonuclease translates to MKRRKLYIGCTEDLKRRLHEHNTGRSGIYTSKNGPYELMYYEAYSSKIDASKQEKFYKTGYGKEVLKGKLEETLK, encoded by the coding sequence ATAAAAAGAAGAAAGTTATACATAGGTTGTACAGAAGATTTAAAGCGGCGATTGCATGAACATAACACTGGCAGAAGTGGAATTTACACCTCTAAAAATGGCCCTTATGAACTGATGTACTATGAGGCATACAGTAGTAAAATTGATGCCTCTAAACAAGAGAAATTTTATAAAACAGGGTACGGTAAAGAAGTATTAAAAGGTAAGTTAGAGGAAACTTTGAAATAG
- a CDS encoding elongation factor P yields the protein MINISDLRPGNIYSEDGSLYQVLEYMHQKIARGTGKVVLKAKNLTTGSTLRKAYQSGIKVEPVQLETSTAQFLYVGNQDQAVFLDTSTYEQFEVEVDLLEGKMPYLKEGMEVTLRKHEEVIVEVTLPIKHEYMVSDAPPDARGDTSGGGGKEVTIETGAMVRAPMFIKKGDMIRVDTRNGKYIERVK from the coding sequence ATGATAAACATATCTGATCTTAGGCCGGGGAATATATATAGTGAAGATGGAAGTCTTTACCAAGTGCTAGAATATATGCACCAGAAGATAGCTAGAGGAACTGGTAAAGTTGTATTGAAAGCAAAAAACCTGACCACTGGATCGACGCTTCGCAAAGCCTACCAATCTGGAATCAAAGTTGAACCTGTTCAACTGGAGACCTCCACTGCTCAATTCTTGTATGTTGGAAATCAGGACCAAGCAGTTTTTTTGGATACAAGTACCTATGAGCAGTTTGAGGTTGAAGTAGACTTGCTTGAGGGAAAGATGCCTTATCTAAAAGAAGGTATGGAAGTAACTTTAAGGAAGCATGAAGAGGTAATTGTGGAGGTAACTCTTCCGATAAAACATGAATACATGGTCAGCGACGCGCCACCTGACGCTAGGGGAGATACTTCAGGTGGGGGAGGAAAAGAGGTAACTATCGAAACAGGCGCAATGGTCAGGGCGCCTATGTTTATCAAAAAGGGTGATATGATAAGAGTAGATACCAGAAACGGTAAATATATAGAACGCGTCAAATAA
- a CDS encoding DNA gyrase subunit A, protein METEENKEQATGLRDTKFGKIREVNLTSEVQKSYLDYAMSVIVARALPDVRDGLKPVHRRILFSMHKMGQHHSAKYTKSAKIVGETMGKYHPHGDGPIYGSLVRMAQTFAMRYPLVDGQGNFGSMDGDPPAAMRYTEAKLTKIADELLLDIDKDTVDFEDNFDGSLQEPNYLPARLPNMLLAGAEGIAVGMATKIPPHNLSEVVDSFVHYLDNTNAKYEVLTEENKKEVALASVNEPFVETKFLEILKQDVVMTNDLTVDDLLKHIKGPDFPTAGIIYGKEELHHAYATGKGKITVRAKAEIKDIGNGKSAIIVTELPYQVNKANLIAKIANLVRDKKLEGIVDLRDESDQRGVQVYIELKRDSVPKKTLNQLFKLTELQTVYPINMVGLVGKQPQTLTLMRITEEFVKHRHKVIKRRSIYQLREAKRRAHILEGLKIAVDNIDEIIALIRKAPNVDEARIRLMEKFKLSELQAQAILDMQLKKLSALERKKIDDEYKELEKIINGLEKLLLHPGQILDDIKTELLELKEKYGDKRRTKIIAAQAGTFSDEDLIPNEEIIVTITRDGYIKRVPVSTYKAQRRGGKGVSGMTTKEEDSIEKIMFAKTHDNILFFTNKGRVFQDRVWELPDSSRKSKGKAVVNIIEAQRDEEVATILTYAPLKDEQKIDKYILLVTKKGTVKKTKLVDFKNIRTSGIIAMNLIEGDQLRWAAMTKGNDDILLATKSGMSIRFTEKDIKPYSRAAQGVRGITLKNKDEVVGMEVFSKEIIKPDDKRKAAFRDMLTISEKGIGKRTPIEKFNIQKRGGIGIKLMKTNDKTGLVVASRMVDNETDAVVITSYDGQVIKLPIKNVPQLGRNTQGVIMMRFTKKTDKAVSAALLTK, encoded by the coding sequence ATGGAAACAGAAGAAAATAAAGAACAAGCCACTGGCTTGAGAGACACTAAATTCGGTAAAATTCGTGAAGTAAATCTCACGAGTGAGGTGCAGAAGTCGTATTTAGATTATGCAATGTCTGTTATTGTGGCTCGAGCTCTTCCTGATGTTAGGGATGGGTTAAAGCCTGTGCATAGGCGGATTCTTTTCTCTATGCACAAGATGGGACAGCACCACAGCGCTAAGTACACTAAGTCAGCCAAGATCGTTGGAGAAACCATGGGAAAGTACCATCCACATGGAGATGGTCCAATTTATGGGTCTCTTGTCCGCATGGCGCAAACATTTGCAATGCGTTATCCATTAGTTGATGGACAAGGTAACTTTGGCTCTATGGATGGAGATCCACCCGCTGCAATGCGTTACACAGAAGCTAAACTTACTAAGATTGCTGATGAGTTGTTGCTGGATATAGATAAAGACACGGTAGATTTCGAAGACAACTTTGATGGATCACTTCAAGAACCCAATTACCTTCCGGCCCGCCTTCCTAATATGCTTCTGGCGGGAGCAGAAGGTATTGCGGTGGGAATGGCAACGAAAATTCCACCACATAATCTATCAGAAGTTGTAGATTCTTTTGTGCATTATCTAGATAATACTAACGCTAAATATGAAGTATTAACCGAAGAAAATAAAAAAGAAGTAGCTCTAGCGTCAGTTAATGAACCATTTGTTGAAACTAAGTTTCTGGAAATCCTAAAACAGGACGTGGTGATGACTAATGATCTGACAGTCGATGATCTGTTAAAACATATTAAGGGTCCAGACTTTCCAACCGCCGGTATTATATATGGTAAAGAAGAGCTGCATCATGCTTATGCAACTGGGAAAGGGAAAATTACGGTGCGTGCAAAAGCAGAAATTAAAGATATTGGCAATGGTAAATCAGCCATTATTGTGACAGAACTACCATATCAGGTAAACAAAGCAAATCTTATTGCGAAGATTGCAAACTTAGTTCGTGATAAAAAACTTGAAGGGATCGTTGACCTACGAGATGAATCTGATCAAAGAGGCGTACAGGTATATATTGAACTTAAACGCGACTCAGTACCTAAAAAGACCTTAAACCAGTTGTTTAAACTTACTGAGCTACAAACTGTATATCCAATCAACATGGTGGGCTTAGTAGGAAAGCAGCCCCAGACACTAACTTTAATGCGGATTACCGAAGAGTTTGTTAAACATCGCCATAAGGTAATTAAGCGCAGATCTATATACCAGCTACGAGAAGCAAAACGTCGAGCTCATATCTTAGAAGGATTGAAGATTGCTGTAGATAATATCGATGAGATTATTGCCTTAATTAGAAAAGCACCAAATGTTGATGAGGCTAGAATCCGGCTCATGGAGAAATTTAAATTATCTGAACTGCAGGCTCAAGCAATTTTAGATATGCAGCTAAAGAAGCTTTCCGCATTGGAGAGGAAAAAAATTGACGATGAATACAAGGAGCTTGAAAAAATTATTAATGGACTCGAGAAACTACTATTGCACCCAGGTCAAATACTAGATGATATTAAGACTGAGCTACTGGAATTAAAAGAGAAGTATGGTGATAAGAGAAGAACTAAGATTATTGCTGCTCAAGCTGGAACATTTTCCGACGAGGACTTAATCCCTAATGAAGAAATAATCGTAACTATAACCCGCGATGGATATATAAAAAGAGTTCCTGTAAGTACTTACAAGGCGCAAAGAAGGGGAGGTAAGGGTGTCTCTGGTATGACTACAAAAGAAGAAGATAGTATTGAAAAAATCATGTTCGCCAAAACCCATGACAATATCTTATTCTTTACAAACAAAGGACGAGTGTTTCAGGATCGAGTATGGGAATTACCAGATAGCTCTAGAAAGTCCAAAGGTAAGGCAGTTGTAAATATTATTGAAGCACAGCGTGATGAAGAAGTGGCTACAATTCTAACTTATGCACCATTGAAGGATGAGCAAAAAATAGATAAGTATATATTGTTGGTGACTAAAAAAGGCACTGTCAAAAAGACAAAATTAGTAGATTTTAAGAATATTCGCACAAGCGGAATTATTGCAATGAACCTTATAGAAGGCGATCAGCTACGCTGGGCAGCCATGACTAAGGGTAACGATGATATTCTCTTAGCAACTAAATCTGGTATGTCTATTAGGTTTACTGAGAAAGATATCAAACCTTACTCAAGAGCAGCTCAAGGAGTAAGAGGTATTACGCTAAAGAACAAAGACGAAGTAGTAGGTATGGAGGTTTTTAGTAAAGAGATAATAAAACCAGATGATAAACGCAAAGCTGCATTTCGAGATATGTTAACTATCTCAGAGAAGGGGATCGGAAAAAGAACACCTATTGAGAAGTTTAATATCCAAAAAAGAGGAGGTATTGGAATTAAGCTTATGAAAACCAATGATAAAACCGGGCTAGTGGTTGCATCTCGCATGGTAGACAATGAAACAGATGCCGTCGTTATAACCTCATATGATGGACAGGTTATAAAACTACCTATTAAAAATGTTCCTCAACTTGGAAGAAATACCCAAGGAGTTATTATGATGCGGTTTACTAAAAAAACAGATAAAGCTGTGTCCGCAGCGCTTCTAACAAAGTAA
- the dnaB gene encoding replicative DNA helicase — protein MADPRIPPHDEEAEKSVLGSTLIEPGALIEIAGRLTPEHFYFEKHRRIYEAILELYEKMEPIDLITLTAQLKKNKSLAKIGGSAYLSELLEVVPTAGNIKQYSTIVEEAYIKRTLISVAAKTTELSFQDDQEVKDLLEQAESSIFNLSRQHIKRDFTALKDALVASFERINEIHKRGGELRGVSTGFKDLDDKLAGLQDSNLVVLAARPGMGKTAFSLNIAKHAALVSKVPVAFFSLEMSKEELVDRLLVAQANIDAWRLKTGKLSDSDLGNITKAMSELSAAKLFIDDTPGLNVMEMRTKARKLQLEHNIGLVIVDYLQLANAGGRYENRVVEVSMISQSLKNLARELKVPVLALSQLSRAVESRGVKKPQLADLRESGAIEQDADVVMFLYREDEENEDWDSQVLTKLFIAKHRNGKVGTIDLAFRGDRISFYGMNKTK, from the coding sequence ATGGCTGATCCACGCATCCCCCCACATGATGAAGAAGCAGAAAAGAGCGTTTTAGGCTCAACATTAATTGAACCAGGTGCTCTCATTGAGATAGCTGGCCGCCTTACACCCGAACACTTCTACTTTGAAAAACACCGCCGGATCTATGAGGCGATTCTTGAGCTTTACGAAAAAATGGAACCAATTGATCTTATAACACTTACAGCCCAGCTCAAAAAAAATAAAAGCCTTGCCAAGATTGGAGGATCTGCTTATCTTTCAGAACTTCTCGAGGTGGTGCCAACTGCAGGTAACATCAAACAATATTCAACTATTGTTGAAGAAGCATATATCAAACGAACCTTAATCTCTGTTGCAGCCAAAACAACGGAATTGTCATTTCAAGATGACCAAGAAGTAAAAGACCTACTAGAACAAGCAGAAAGCTCCATATTTAATCTTTCCCGCCAACATATTAAAAGAGATTTTACAGCGCTAAAAGATGCCTTAGTTGCCAGCTTTGAGCGTATAAACGAAATTCACAAAAGAGGAGGGGAGCTTCGAGGGGTAAGTACGGGATTTAAAGATCTCGATGACAAGCTTGCCGGGTTACAAGATTCTAATTTAGTTGTTTTAGCTGCAAGACCGGGTATGGGTAAAACCGCTTTTTCCTTAAATATCGCCAAGCACGCAGCACTGGTTTCAAAAGTACCCGTTGCTTTTTTCTCACTGGAGATGAGTAAGGAAGAATTGGTTGATCGTCTGCTCGTTGCTCAGGCGAATATTGACGCCTGGCGTCTGAAAACAGGTAAGCTGTCAGATTCCGACCTCGGGAATATAACCAAAGCAATGAGTGAGCTTTCTGCTGCTAAGTTATTTATTGACGATACTCCAGGGTTAAATGTGATGGAGATGCGAACAAAAGCCAGGAAGCTACAACTTGAACATAATATAGGATTGGTGATTGTTGACTATCTCCAGTTGGCTAATGCGGGCGGCAGGTATGAAAACCGCGTTGTTGAGGTTTCTATGATTTCTCAGTCACTCAAGAACTTGGCTCGTGAGCTAAAAGTGCCTGTCCTTGCTCTCTCGCAGCTCTCTCGTGCAGTTGAAAGCCGTGGAGTTAAAAAGCCTCAGCTTGCTGATCTTCGCGAATCAGGAGCGATTGAGCAGGATGCTGACGTAGTCATGTTTTTATACCGGGAAGATGAGGAAAATGAGGACTGGGATTCACAGGTATTAACCAAGCTATTTATAGCCAAACACCGAAATGGAAAAGTAGGAACAATTGACTTAGCCTTCAGAGGTGACCGCATCAGCTTCTACGGAATGAACAAAACCAAATAA
- a CDS encoding RluA family pseudouridine synthase has protein sequence MIIEILYEDGDLMVIGKPAGVVINRAETVKSETIQDWAEKKLAISSKQLAAGNINADFYSRAGIVHRLDKETSGALIIAKYIPAFENLQSQFKARLIQKTYIALTHEKIKVREGEINVPLSRSSFNRQKFSVSADGKASVTSYKILAYYQLKDQLYTLVEAYPKTGRTHQIRVHFKHYGHPLVSDSKYTGRKRFKKDITWCQRLFLHAARIQFTQPTTNKIISVEQSLPVDLQQALATLTKI, from the coding sequence ATGATAATTGAGATACTATACGAAGACGGTGACCTTATGGTAATCGGTAAACCCGCAGGAGTTGTTATTAATCGCGCCGAGACAGTTAAATCAGAGACAATTCAAGACTGGGCAGAAAAGAAGTTAGCAATAAGTAGTAAGCAGTTAGCAGCTGGAAATATAAATGCAGATTTTTATTCTAGGGCGGGCATTGTACATCGACTAGATAAAGAAACCAGCGGAGCACTAATAATTGCCAAATATATTCCGGCTTTTGAGAATCTCCAGTCTCAATTTAAGGCGCGCCTAATTCAAAAAACATACATTGCTCTAACACATGAAAAGATCAAGGTTCGCGAAGGGGAAATTAACGTGCCACTTTCAAGATCTTCCTTTAACCGTCAGAAGTTTAGTGTTTCAGCTGATGGCAAAGCTTCAGTTACTAGTTACAAGATTTTAGCTTACTACCAATTAAAGGATCAGCTGTATACTTTAGTTGAAGCGTATCCTAAAACAGGTCGTACTCACCAGATTCGGGTACATTTTAAGCATTATGGGCATCCACTAGTAAGCGACAGTAAGTACACAGGTCGAAAAAGATTTAAAAAAGATATCACTTGGTGTCAGAGACTGTTCTTGCACGCTGCCCGTATTCAGTTTACCCAGCCAACTACAAACAAAATAATCTCAGTTGAACAAAGTTTACCAGTTGACTTACAACAGGCATTAGCAACGCTTACTAAAATATGA